One genomic window of Myxocyprinus asiaticus isolate MX2 ecotype Aquarium Trade chromosome 5, UBuf_Myxa_2, whole genome shotgun sequence includes the following:
- the LOC127441387 gene encoding uncharacterized protein LOC127441387, translated as MFRCSSDNINVFTEAVVGLIGKLVDDTVCKTTIRMFPNQKPWVDKSIRDTLSSRTAAYKVGLATGNMDNYKIASYNTRRAVREAKRRYGKKLESQLQQGGSRSLWQGLRTITDYKTPSRKISNVDASLADELNTFYARFEAAVYCTNGADSGNSDNGCLYVESINAGNAFTITECDVRKAFRRVNIRKAAGPDGISGRVLRACADQLAPVFTEIFKLSLEQSVIPTCFKQSVIVPVPKKPQPSCLNDYRPVALTSIVMKCFERLV; from the coding sequence ATGTTCCGGTGCAGCTCTGATAACATCAACGTGTTTACGGAAGCAGTCGTGGGACTGATTGGGAAACTGGTAGATGATACAGTCTGCAAAACCACCATCAGGATGTTTCCCAACCAGAAGCCGTGGGTGGATAAATCCATCCGCGACACTCTGTCATCCCGCACCGCCGCGTATAAAGTGGGGCTCGCCACCGGGAACATGGACAATTACAAAATCGCATCTTACAACACACGCAGAGCGGTGAGGGAGGCAAAGCGGCGCTATGGGAAGAAATTAGAGTCACAGTTACAACAGGGTGGCTCTAGAAGCCTGTGGCAGGGACTGAGAACGATAACGGACTATAAAACACCATCCCGCAAAATCTCGAACGTCGATGCTTCTCTCGCAGACGAGTTGAACACTTTTTACGCTCGCTTCGAGGCTGCAGTTTACTGCACTAACGGTGCTGACAGCGGCAATAGTGATAACGGCTGCTTGTATGTGGAAAGCATTAACGCTGGAAACGCGTTCACCATCACAGAGTGCGACGTGAGAAAGGCTTTCCGGAGAGTGAACATCAGGAAGGCAGCAGGACCAGATGGAATATCAGGTCGGGTCCTCAGAGCCTGCGCTGACCAGCTAGCACCGGTGTTCACAGAGATATTCAAACTTTCCCTGGAACAGTCAGTAATTCCAACCTGCTTTAAACAGTCCGTCATTGTTCCTGTCCCGAAGAAACCCCAACCTTCCTGCCTTAATGACTATCGTCCTGTAGCACTGACCTCAATTGTGATGAAGTGCTTTGAAAGACTGGTCTGA